In Hermetia illucens chromosome 1, iHerIll2.2.curated.20191125, whole genome shotgun sequence, one genomic interval encodes:
- the LOC119646331 gene encoding programmed cell death protein 10 → MTMGDETPIASLVLPVLLRPILSQLERRDVAASQTLRAALSKAEQAHPGLSYDLVMGIIRKGELNVNLNEAILRLQGSVTEVDLIEYRLNRTEDAFQELNKKSAALKRILSRIPDEITDRKTFLETIKEIASAIKKLLDAVNEVVGFIPGSSGKQAVEQRKKEFVKFSKKFSTTLKEYFKEGQANAVFVSALYLIHQTNQIMITVKNKCE, encoded by the exons ATGACAATGGGAGACGAAACCCCAATTGCTTCGCTGGTTCTGCCAGTCCTCTTGCGCCCGATTTTATCCCAG CTTGAAAGACGCGACGTTGCTGCATCACAAACTCTTCGGGCTGCTCTCTCAAAAGCCGAACAAGCACATCCTGGACTTTCTTACGATCTTGTTATGGGCATAATACGTAAAGGCGAATTAAATGTAAATTTGAATGAAGCCATTCTAAGACTGCAAGGATCTGTGACTGAAGTGGACC taatcGAATATCGACTGAATCGGACAGAGGATGCATTCCAGGAGCTCAATAAGAAATCAGCAGCTTTGAAGCGGATTTTGAGTAGGATTCCTGATGAAATCACAGATAGAAAGACATTCCTCGAGACTATCAA aGAAATAGCCAGTGCCATCAAGAAACTCTTAGACGCTGTAAACGAAGTTGTCGGTTTTATTCCGGGGTCATCGGGCAAACAGGCCGTGGAACAACGTAAGAAAGAGTTCGTGAAATTCTCCAAGAAATTCAGTACGACgctgaaggaatattttaaggaAGGACA AGCTAATGCAGTTTTCGTTAGTGCCCTGTACCTGATTCATCAGACAAATCAAATCATGATAACGGTGAAAAATAAATGCGAGTAA
- the LOC119646461 gene encoding WD repeat-containing protein 55 homolog, with protein sequence MRNFYKPGVDDVDSDSSIDIADEAEMMFEVVGEEDVDDDDISDDPEKDDSSDDDFNPSDPDSDDSDVQEQQKANGDDAEAGSSEAGPSSANLNEEEEDDDTVKAIIAAIKKPRFQPPEIKLDDFVTDISFHTDEDILAIATITGDVLLYKYSNEENTLLKSFEVHTKACRDIEFSEDGKILLSCSKDKSVMLTDVETGKLKKFYDNAHNSAIYTLYVVDENLFATGDDSGTVKLWDSRTETPVFALKEVEDYISAILTNDAKKLLLFTSGDGYLTTINMGSRKLYVQSEPYEEELTCMNLFRNDSKVIIGTSKGRFYSFNWGEFGYHSDMFPGMKAPIGVMVPLTDRIGCVSGEDGVLRAAHIAPFRNLGIVGQHSLSVESLDINHSGEYIASSSHNNDVRFWNVKYFEDFGDIKYNDKHNTYRERRHNLPSSKVSNASDFFADLAGDD encoded by the exons AT GCGCAATTTCTACAAACCCGGGGTGGACGATGTCGACTCGGACAGTTCCATTGATATTGCTGACGAGGCTGAAATGATGTTCGAGGTAGTCGGCGAGGAGGATGTGGACGATGATGATATTTCAGATGACCCAGAGAAGGATGATAGCAGCGATGATGACTTTAACCCTTCGGACCCGGACTCCGATGACTCAGATGTGCAG GAACAACAAAAAGCCAACGGAGATGATGCTGAAGCAGGTTCGAGTGAAGCAGGACCGAGTTCTGCAAACCTTAAcgaagaagaagaggatgatgacACAGTTAAAGCTATAATAGCTGCCATCAAGAAACCACGATTTCAGCCCCCTGAAATCAAACTCGACGATTTCGTAACTGACATAAGCTTTCACACGGACGAGGATATTCTTGCAATAGCAACTATAACTGGCGACGTTCTTCTGTATAAATACTCCAACGAAGAAAACACATTATTGAAGTCATTTGAAGTTCATACCAAGGCCTGCCGGGACATTGAGTTCAGCGAGGACGGAAAAATTCTGCTGTCGTGTTCAAAGGATAAGTCGGTCATGCTCACCGACGTGGAAACtggaaaattgaagaaattttaCGACAACGCTCATAATTCAGCGATATACACATTGTATGTTGTAGATGAAAATTTGTTTGCAACAG GCGACGATTCTGGGACAGTCAAACTCTGGGATTCAAGAACTGAAACTCCTGTATTCGCTCTCAAAGAAGTAGAAGATTATATTTCGGCCATACTAACGAATGATGCCAAAAAATTGCTCCTTTTCACAAGTGGCGATGGTTATTTGACAACAATAAATATGGGATCGAG AAAACTTTACGTTCAATCTGAACCCTACGAAGAGGAGCTGACCTGCATGAATCTGTTCCGCAACGATTCAAAAGTCATCATTGGCACATCGAAAGGTCGTTTCTACTCGTTCAATTGGGGTGAATTCGGCTACCACAGTGATATGTTCCCGGGGATGAAAGCACCTATTGGCGTAATGGTCCCACTCACCGACAGGATCGGTTGTGTTTCGGGTGAAGATGGAGTCCTTCGTGCCGCTCACATCGCACCTTTTCGAAATTTGGGTATTGTCGGGCAGCATTCACTTTCCGTTGAGTCACTGGACATCAACCACTCAGGAGAATATATTGCATCCAGTTCACACAATAATGATGTGAGATTTTGGAATGTTAAATACTTTGAGGATTTCGGCGACATTAAGTACAACGACAAACACAATACATATAGAGAAAGAAGGCACAATTTGCCATCGTCGAAGGTTTCAAATGCATCTGATTTTTTCGCTGATCTAGCGGGCGACGATTAG